Part of the Micromonospora rhizosphaerae genome is shown below.
GGAGAACACCACGTCCGCCCGATCGGCCTCGACTGGAGTCGTCACTATCGGGCCTTCGCTGATCCGTACCGTCCAGGCATGACCGGTATCGTCGATCCTCACCAGCACGGTGTACGGTTCGGCCGAGTGGAGCCTGCCCGTCCCACGGGTGATGAAGCCGGTCAGCAGCTCATCGATCCCGTCGGCGGCCAGCACTGGATCGATGTCCACGTCCGACGCTCTCGGCCACCGTCCATGAACGGCCGAGATCGCGTCAACGCTGTGGATGGTCGTCTCGTGGGCCTGGCGCCGGGCCCAGAATCGGCGCGGCGGTGGGGCGTCCTTGAGGAACACCATCGCCTGGGCGTCCTCCGCTGTCGCGTGCAATGTGTCGACCAGGGCGGCGAGGCCGTCCGAGTACCAGCGGAGCAGATCGGCGGCGGCCTTGCCCTCGGCTTGTGATGCTGAGGTGTCGTGGTCGGTGTCGCCGCGCAGGTTCGCCGCCGCCCATCTGTGCACCATGCCCTGATGGGTCACGAGCTCGGTGACATCCCAGCCGGGGCATGTGGGGACCGTTGCGTCGAACCCGGCTGCGGCGGCGGCCTCGCGCAGGGCGGCGCCGCTACGGACAAGAGCCGCAAGGTGATCTTCCAGGCTCAGGTGGGTCGACATGGCGGCATGTTAGAGGGCGACGCGATGGAAAGCTGGGGCGGGTTCCGCTGCATTCAGCGGTTCGGCGTGTTTGTGATCGTCCGTCGCCTACCTGGCCATGCGGCACGCCGTTGGCTGAGGCCCAGCCCGGCGTCAGCGCACCCGATGGCCTCGGAAAACGGCAGTGACGGCGCGCAGCGCGGTGACGTCGGCGAGGGGGTCGCCTTCCACGGCGAGCAGGTCAGCGTCGAAGCCGGGAGCCAGCCGCCCCTTGTGCTCGCCGACCCGGCACGCCTCGGCGGCCGATGAGGTCACCGCGCGCAGCGCCGCGACCGGCGGGAACCCGCATTCGACCAACATGGCTGCGCCGTACGGCAGGACATCATGCGGCTTGGGTGGCGCAACACCGGCGTCGGTGCCGCACACCAGCGTGACGCCGGCATCCCGCATCCGCCGCAGGTTGGCCACGAAACCGTCAAGCCGGGAGGCCAGCCGCGGCGGAGGTGCAAATCCTGGAACAAACCCGAGGGTCGCCGACACGGCAATGCCGGCCCGAGCGATCGCCCCAATCAGGTCCGGGCGCGAGTCCACACCATCGGCCGTCATGAACGAGCAATGCTCGATCGTGTCGACGTCCGCCGCGAGGGCATTTTCAATGCCCCGTACGCCATGGGCGTGCGCCGCCACGGGCAACCCGTGGCGGCGAGCCTCCTCGACGGCCGCGCGCAACTCGTCCGGCCCGTACTGCGCCTCGTGCGAGCGCGTCCCGGGCGTCATCTCGCCGCCGGTCGCCATCACCTTGATCACGTTGACACCCCGTTCCACGCGGGCGCGTACCGCGGCCCGCACACCCTCGACCCCGTCCGCCTCGCCACCGAGGAACCAGCAGTGGCCCCGGCTGGTGGTGACGGGCGGGCCGGCCGCGAGGATCTGCGGACCGGATGCGGGTCGGCGGCGAGCTCGTCGCGTAGCCGCAACGCCAGATAACCCCGGTCGCCCAGATCCCGCACCGTCGTGATCCCCGCAGCCAGGCAGGTACGCGCCGCGGTGCGCATGCGACTGAGCAGCTCCTCGTCCGGCAGTTCCGCCAGAGCACCGACCGGGTCCGCGCTGGCGTCGAAGACCAGGTGCACGTGGGCGTCGACGAGGCCGGGCAGCAGCGTCGCACCACCCAGATCGGCCACCTCGGCGCCCGACGGTGGCGCCCCGTTGGCCTGTACGTCGACGATTCGCCCATCGTCGATGAGCACCAGGGGCCGCTCGACCAGGACGGGACTGACCCCGTCGAACGCAGTGCCGCCACGGATCGCCAACATGTCCGCCACCACCAGACCACCGGCGGCCTCTCGGTCGGACGATCTGCTTACGGGTTTCGGCCGCTCATCGTCAGCTAAACCCGTCCGACCCGTTGCCGCCATCCGTCGGTCGGCCGCCTTCCTCCCGACTTCGGCCCAGCAGGTGGCAGCGCCCCGCCGCCGACAGATCAGGGTCCCGTGGTCGCGGTCGGCCGGGCCTCCGGGACGGTGTGGGACCTCCGTCGAGCCGGCCGACACCTCCCCGGTGCCGGCCGGTCCCGACGTGACCCCCGCCGCCCACTTCAGGCGGCGCGAGGATCAGTTGGCCCGCGGAGGCCCGCCCCACCACCCGGTGGGGAGTCGCTCGCCCACAAGGCGAGGATCCACAACAGGCACCAGAAACCCGGTGAACGTTAGTGGACACCGCACTACGCGATGCGCCCCATGCCACGCGGGAAGCGGTGGAGATGGGCACACCCGTCCGTCGTCACCTGGAAGAGCTCTCCGGTTTGCACCCCTGCCGCGCCATCGGTCGTCGTGACGTTCGGTTGTACGACGACGGTCATGCCTTCGGCGAACCGGAGATCGGGCAGCGGCTCCAGGGTCCGACTCCGTGAGCCGAACACGGGCGGCAGGTAGCCGCCTCCAAGGCCGTGCACGAGGTCGTCGACGGTCGTGAAGCCGGCCTCCTCGATGACGGCAGCCGCCTCGACCACCTCCGGCGGGGTGACGCCGGGCGCGAGCAGAGCCTCGATTCGGTTGAGCGCCTCGTCCGCCACCGCGTGGAGCTCCTTGTACAGGGGGGTTGGCTCCGCTCCGACAGTGAAGGTGCGGAGGAGCTGGCCGGGATAGTCGATGCCGTAGCTGGTGCTCAGCTCGCAGGAGAGGACGTCTCCGGTCGCGAGTCTCCGCTCACCCGGCCACTGAGCAGGCACGCACTGGTCAGGGGAGTTCATGGAGGCGATCGAGAAGTAGTGGATGTAACTGGTGCCGCCGAGAGGTAGGTAGCTTCCCTCCACGAGGGCGACGAGCTCGTGCTCCGAAGAGCCCGGGGCAGCCCGCTCCTGCAGTGCCGCGCAGGAGAGATCCGTCAACTCGGCTGCTCGCTTCAGCCACTCGATCTCCGCCGCGGACTTGCGCAGGCGCAGTCTTGTGTAGGCACCGTTCAGGTCGACCACGCCATCTACCGCCGATTCCAGGACACGGAAGGCCTGGAACGGAAGAGCCCCGATCACCCCGACCCGGGAGCCGCCGGCCCCACGGGCTCGCAGCTCCTCCACGACGCTGCTCGGCGTATGTCCCGCCCACCGCACCGAGGCCTCGGTGGCCACCCGCCTCGCCTGGGGTAGGTGGTTGAAGAAATGCACAAGCAGCGCGTCCTGCTCACCGATCGAGTGCACGACGACGGCCTCCCGGGTGACCGGCCAGCCGGTCAGCCACTGCACCCCGCTGCCGGAGCGGTTGGCGCCGTACACCACCACGTGCTCGACCTCAGCCTCCCGCATCACCTCGTCGAGGGCGGCGGCACGACCCGCCATCTCCTCCTGGCTGAACCTCGGGGGGCCGGCGGACGGGCTGGTCGTGCCTGCGGTCATCTGTCACCTGCGGGACGGGCGTGCGGTGGAGCCGCGCACGACGAGCGACAGGGGGAGGAGAACCGACCGCGCGGGGCGGGCGGACTCCTCGAACAGCTCCAGCAGCATGCGGGCCGCCTCCACCCCGACCTGGTGGTGCGGAACCGCGATCGTGGTCAAGGGCGGACGCAGCTTGTCCAGGAAGGGCATGTCGTTGAAGCCGACCACGCTCATGTCCCGAGGACAGGAGATCCTTCGTTCGGCGAAGACGTCGTAGCATCCGAGGGCGATCAGGTCGTTGCCGGCGACGATCGCGCTCGGGTCCGCTCCGGAGTCCAGGAGGTGCCGCAAGGCCCGCGCACCCGCCTCCTCCGTCCAGTACTCGCAGGCGACGATCAGCGACGGGTCGTCATCGAGACCGTGCTCGTGCAGGGCAGTGCGGAACGCGTTCGCGCGGACGACACCCGTGGAGGTGCTGGTCGGGCCGGCCAGGTGTGCGATCCGGGTGTGCCCGAGCCCCGCGAGGTGCTTGACGGCCATGGCGACCCCCGCCGCGTCGTCGGGGGTGACGCAGGGAACGTCGACGTTCTCGGTGCGGCGGTTGACCAGCACCATCGGGACGCCCTGCTGGTGCAGTTCCCGCAGCAGGGGGTGGTCGAGGCGGGCCGTGGCGATGATGAGACCTTCGACCTGCCGCGACCGGAGTGAGGCCACGAGGGCCTCCTCCCGGGCCGGGTCGTGGTCGGTGTTGACGATCAGGGCGCTGTAGCCGGCAGGGCCGAGGACGTCCTCGATGCCGCGGACGATCGGGGGGAACAGCGGGTTGGTCAGGTCCGGGATGACGAGCCCGATCGTCCGCGACTTTGCGGTCTTCAGGCTGCGTGCGATGGGATTCGGCTGGTATCCGAGCGACTCAGCCGCCTTCAGCACCCGCCGGGCCGTCTCCGCGTTCACCAGTCGCCGCGTCTCGGGGTTCAGGGCGCGGGAAGCGGTGGCTGCGTGAACACCCGCAGCTTCGGCGACGTCGCGGAGGGTGGGGTTGGGCACGGCAGTGATGATAGTGCGCCTTTTGCGTATTGGCCTGCTCATCGTCCACCCCTCACGCCGGTTCCTCCTCCGCCCGGCGCCACGTCGCACGGCCCCACACGGCGAGCAGCGCGAGCGGGATGCTTGTGGCAGCAGCGAGCAGGAAGATCTCTCGGTAGCGGTCGTCCTGGGCGAGGCCGGAGACCACGACGGCGGCGACGGCGCTGCCGACGAAGAGTGACCCGGCGAAGAGCGACACCACCGTCGCCCGGGCTCCCGGCAGCACCTCCGTCGCCCATGTCTGCAAGGAGGAGTGCATGGCGGCCCAGGCAAGGCCGAGCAGGAGCGCGACCAGCATGGCCACCGCCGGCGCCTGGGACACCGCCATGACGATGCAGCCCACGAGGGCTGCGGCGCCGCCCAGACCGATCAGCCGAGCGGGATGCAGGTCCCTGGAGAGACGCCCCACGAGGCGCGCGGACACGAAGACGGCGACGCCGTAGACGGCGGTGACGCCGCCGGCTACCGAGGAGCTCACCCCCGTTGCCTCCACCGCTGGCGGCAGCAGGGTGAGCGCGCCGAGCAGGACGGCACCCTCGATGAACGCCAGCAGGAGGACCAGCACGGTCACCCGCGACCGCATCGCCTGCACCAGCGGTGCGACCACGGTCCGGTGCGTGCGGGTCACCGCCGGCTCGGCGAGGCGCCCCAGGCCGCCGGCCAGCAGCAGCGCGGAGCCCCCGGTGACGAGGAAGGCCAGACGCCAGGTTGCCACGTGTGCCAGGAGGCCAGCCAATGCGGACGCGATCGCTGTACCGAGGGCGACACCGACCATGAGCCGGGTGATCTGGCGCTGTCGCTGCGGTGCGGGGACCGTGTCGCCGACGTAGATCAGTGCGGCGGGAAAGGCCGCTCCGAAGAAGCCGCCGGCCAGGCAGCGGAAGACCGCCAGTGCGAGCATCGAACCGGCGAGTGCCGAGGCTGCAGTGGTGAGCGCCGACAGGAAGAGGGTGATGCGCAACGTCCGGACGAGCCCCAGCCGGTCCGACACGAGCCCCCAGACCGGCTGCATGAGGCCGTACGCCACGAAGTAGGCGCCCGCCGCCTGGACGGCGCGGGACAGGGGCACGTCGAGGTCGACCGCGATGGCGACCAGCATCGGGGGCATGGCAAAACGGTCAAGCGTGCTGACGAGCGCGGTGTACTGCAGCAGCCGGATCGGCGAGGACCAGCGCCGGGAGGCGGTGCCCCTCATCAGGCCTCCGAGGAGACGTACGACGTCAGGCCCGACTCGGGAGCCAAGGCCTCGGCAAGCACGTCCCGACCGTCCCTCCAGGTCGGGAGGTAGCGCCGGCGCAGGTCCACGACGGTCGTGAGTGCCGCCAGGTCGACCGCCGTGTCCAGGACCAGGCCCTCGCTGCTGCTCCGCAGGCGTGCCACGTAGCGCCGGGCCAGATCCCCGGCAAGGCCGAGCACCGACGCGGCCTCCTCCGCGGCCGCCGTCTCGGCTGTTCCGCGACAGATGTCACGAGCCGTTTCCCTCAATGCGTCACCGAAGCGACGCGCCGGCTCGAGGAAGCGCTCGCCTACAACACTGACGACCGTGCCGAGGTAGGGCGAGCACACCTCGCTCACCCGGGCAAGGGTCACCGCTCCCGCTGCTTCAGCCAGCAGCTCGTTGCCCGCGTTGAGCATCGTCGCGTCACACTCACCGGCCAGCAGGGCTTCGAGTCGCCTGGGCGTCGAGCCGAGGGTCAGGAGTTCGTACTCGTCCCTCCCGACGCCGAGCGACTCGGCGAGCGCATACATCGCGAGGGCGAAACCAGAGGTCGGTACGTCGACACCCACCCGAGCCCCGCGAAGCTGCTCGGGAGCAAGACCCGGCCTGCCGTAGAGCCCCAGCCCCAGGCCGCGGTCCACGGCGCTGACGATGCGGGCGTCGGCCGTGACCCCCAACGGGTTCTCCGGGCTGAACCGGTACGCCACCACGTTGTCGGGGCTGGTGAGCGCGACGTCGATCTCGCCCGCGATCAGGGAGCGGAACTGCGCGGGGGAGGATGGCACTGCCACCTCCGTCACCTCGAGACCCTGCTCCGCCAGCCGCCCAGTGCGCCGCGCGACGGCGAGCAGGACCGACGGGGTGAAGGATCCGACAACCAGTTCCACCTGCGTCTCCTCGTTCTCCGGCCGTCCTGACGTCGCTGGGCAGACTAGCGCAACGTGCAGTCGATTGCAGTAGTCCAGCTACGAAGTTTCGGATCCCCGACGTTGCAATCGAGCTGATCGTTGTGCTTGACATGCCACGGAGGGCGCAGAGAGACTGCAGTCGTTTGCAGGAGTCGGATGCCGGGAGGCCGAGGAGTGGCAGACACGGACGCAAGGGTGGCCTCGGCCATCGCCCACTGGGCCCCCCGCTTCACCACCAACGGGGTCACCGTCTGGGACTTTCAGCGGATCACCGCAAGCGTCGCCCGCTGGGAGGACTGGTGCCGGGCATGGTCCGAGGTGGGTGCGGAGCACGAGCGCCTCGGTCGGGACGCCCTCGCGCAGGATCGGCTTCTCTCCGCCGGACAGCACCTGACCCAGGCGGCCGTCTACTACCACTTCGGCAAGTTCGTCTTCGTGGAAGACCTCGAGCAGATGCGCCGGGCCCATGAGCGGGCGGTTCGCTGCTACCGAGACGCGCTGCCTCACCTGCGACGACCGGGCCGGCGGGTGGAGATCCCGTTCGAGGGAGCCAGCCTGGTCGGCGTACTCCGGCTACCCGAGGGTGAAGGCCCCCACCCGGTCGTGCTCATGGTCCCCGGCCTGGACTCGACCAAGGAGGAGTTGCACAGTACGGAGGAGACGTTCCTCGACCGTGGCCTGGCCACCTTCAGCGTTGACGGCCCCGGGCAGGGCGAGGCGGAGTACGACCTGCCGATCAGGGGCGACTGGACCGCGCCCGCCGAGGCGCTTTTCTCGGCTCTCCTCGAGATGCCAGAGGTGGACAGCGACCGGATCGCCGCGTGGGGGGTGAGCCTGGGCGGTTACTACGCACCACGGATCGCTGCCGCGCTCGGGGACCGGCTGAAGGCTTGCGTCGCCCTCGCCGGCCCGTTCAACTTCGGGGAGTGCTGGGAGGGCCTCCCCGAGCTCACGCGCAAGACGTTCGAGGTCCGCTCGCGGGCACGCGACGAGGCGCAGGCGCGGGAGATCGCCCTCACCCTGTCGCTGGAGAAGTCCGCGTCCGAGATCACCGCCCCGCTGCTGATCGTCTTCGGCCGGCAGGACCGGCTGATTCCGTGGCAGCACGCCGAGCGACTGCGGCGTGCGGCGGGGGGAGAGGTTGAGCTGGTCATGCTCGAGAACGGCAACCACGGCTGCGCGAACGTCGCCCCCTGGCACCGGCCCTACACCGCCGACTGGCTCGCGCGGAAGCTCGGGCGAGCCTGATCCGCACACCCCAGACCCTCGGCTTGACTCGGGAACCAGCCGTTACTACGTTGTTATACAAACGATTGCAAAGGCAGGCTCATGACAAACGACAGTGACTCCACCGACCTGAGGGTGGGTTGGATCGGGACCGGCCGGATGGGCTTCGCCATGGCCCGCCGGCTCGCCAAGGGGGGCGTGGATCTCGCCGCCTGGAACCGCACCCGGGCCAAGGCCGAACCCCTGGCCGAGGTCGGCAGCACCGTGGTGGACTCGATCGCCGAGCTGCGGGACCGCGACGTCGTGTTCACGATGGTCTCCACCCCGTCCGACCTGGAGCAGGTGCTCCTCGGCGAGGGTGGCCTGCTTGCGGACCGCGACCACGTCCCCGGCGTCGTCGTGGACTGCTCCACCGTCTCGACCGAGTCGTCGGAGCGGATGCGGGAAGCCTGCACGGACCGCGGTGTGGCCTTCCTCGCCGCGCCGGTGAGCGGCAACGGCAAGGTGGTCAAGGCCGGCGGGCTCAGCCTGGTCGTCTCCGGGCCCGAGGAGACCTACCACCTCGTCGCTCCGCTGCTGGCGCACCTCGGCAAGTCGGTCACGTACGTCGGTCAGGGCGATGTCGCGCGGCTGGTCAAGATCTGCCACAACTTGTTCCTGGGCGTGGTGACCCAGTCGCTGGCCGAGATCACCGTCCTGGCCGAGAAGGGCGGCGTCTCCCGGGCGGCCTTCCTCGACTTCCTGAACAACAGCGTGATGGGCTCGGTGTTCTCCCGGTACAAGACGCCGGCGTTCGTGAACCTCGACTACACCCCCACCTTCACGCCGACGCTGCTGCGGAAGGACTTCGACCTCGGTCTTGCTGCGGCTCGTCAGCTCGACGTCCCCATGCCGGTCGCCGCAGCCACCGCCCAGCTGGTGCAGGCCACGGTGAGCAGCGGCCGCGTCGACGAGGACTTCGCGATCCTCCTCGACCAGCAGGCGGCGGCCTCAGGCCTCGTGCTCAAGCCGGAGGACGTCGTCGTCGACGACGGGCTGAGCGCAGCGGACGAGGTGAGCTAGCCATGGCGCCGTCGGCTCCGGCAGCCGCACCCATGGCCGCCCCCGGCCACATGGGCGTCGACTACGAGCAGCGCGTCGACTTCGACAGGCTGCGGAAGTACCGCCTCTCCCGGGCGAAGGCCTCCCTGGAGGCCAGCGAGTGCGGTGCCTTCCTGCTCTTCGACTTCTACAACATCCGGTACACCACCCAGACCTGGATCGGTGGTGCCCTCGGCGACAAGATGACCCGCTACGCGCTGCTGACCCGGGGCGGCGAGCCGATGCTCTGGGACTTCGGCTCCGCCGCACGACACCACCGCCTCTACTCGCCCTGGCTGGACCCGACCAACTGCCATGCCGGCATGCTCGGGCTCCGCGGCGCCATCGCCCCCACCGCTGGCCTGATGGAGCAGGCGGTGCGGCAGATCAAGGGGCTGCTCGAGGACGCCGGGGTCGCGGACGCCCCGGTCGGCGTCGACATCGTGGAGCCGCCGTTCCTCTTCGAGATGCAGCGGCAGGGGCTGACCGTGGTGGACGCCCAGCAGCTCATGCTCGACGCGCGGCAGATCAAGTCCCAGGACGAGATCATGCTGCTGACCCAGGCCGCCGCGATGGTCGATGGCGTCTACCAGGACATCGTGGAGGTCCTCAAGCCCGGCATCCGGGAGAACGAGATCGTCGCTCTGGCCAACAAGCGGCTCTACGAGATGGGGTCCGACCAGGTGGAGGCGATCAACGCGGTCTCGGGTGAGCGGTGCAACCCTCACCCGCACAACTTCTCGGACCGCCTGATCCGGCCGGGGGACCAGGCCTTCTTCGACATCATCCACTCGTTCAACGGCTACCGCACCTGCTACTACCGCACGTTCAGCGTGGGCAGTGCGACCCCGAGCCAGCGTGACGCCTACACCAAGGCCCGCGAGTGGATGGACGCCTCGATCAACATGATCAAGCCAGGGGTCGGCACCGACGAGGTGGCGGCGGTGTGGCCGAAGGCGGAGGAGTTCGGTTTCGAGAACGAGATGGCGGCTTTCGGCCTTCAGTTCGGTCACGGACTGGGCCTCGGCCTCCACGAGCGTCCGATCATCTCCCGGCTCAACAGCATGAAGGAGCCGATCGAGCTCCAGCCCGGCATGGTGTTCGCGCTGGAGACCTACTGCCCTGCCAGCGACGGCTTCTCGGCGGCGCGGATCGAGGAGGAGGTTGTGGTGACGCCGGAGGGGCCCCGGATCCTCACCCTCTTCCCGGCCCAGGACCTCGTGGTCACCAACCCGTACTGAGCCGACTTCACGTGGCACGTCCTGCTCCTTCTCTCGTGTCCACTTCTCTCGAAAGGCGACACCCCATGCCCGAGACCACCTCTGCCGCCAGCCCTCTCCCGGTTGCCAACCTGCTCACCGACCTGTACATCGGTGGCAAAGGCGTGCCCGCCGCCGACGGCGGTCGCTTCGACGTGGTCGACCCGGCGACCGGCTCGGTCATCACCGCCGTCGCAGACGGCACCGTCCAGGACGCGATCGCTGCCGTCGACGCAGCCGAACAGGCGGCGGCGGGGTGGGCGGCGACCGCGCCGCGTCAGCGCGCCGAAATCCTCCGCCGCGCGTTCGAGTTGATGACCGCGCAGGCCGACGACCTGGCCAGGTTGATCACGCTCGAGAACGGGAAGGCGCTTGCCGACGCCCGCGGGGAGGTGGCCTATGCCGCCGAGTTCTTCCGCTGGTACTCG
Proteins encoded:
- a CDS encoding LacI family DNA-binding transcriptional regulator, encoding MPNPTLRDVAEAAGVHAATASRALNPETRRLVNAETARRVLKAAESLGYQPNPIARSLKTAKSRTIGLVIPDLTNPLFPPIVRGIEDVLGPAGYSALIVNTDHDPAREEALVASLRSRQVEGLIIATARLDHPLLRELHQQGVPMVLVNRRTENVDVPCVTPDDAAGVAMAVKHLAGLGHTRIAHLAGPTSTSTGVVRANAFRTALHEHGLDDDPSLIVACEYWTEEAGARALRHLLDSGADPSAIVAGNDLIALGCYDVFAERRISCPRDMSVVGFNDMPFLDKLRPPLTTIAVPHHQVGVEAARMLLELFEESARPARSVLLPLSLVVRGSTARPSRR
- a CDS encoding NAD(P)-dependent oxidoreductase, whose protein sequence is MTNDSDSTDLRVGWIGTGRMGFAMARRLAKGGVDLAAWNRTRAKAEPLAEVGSTVVDSIAELRDRDVVFTMVSTPSDLEQVLLGEGGLLADRDHVPGVVVDCSTVSTESSERMREACTDRGVAFLAAPVSGNGKVVKAGGLSLVVSGPEETYHLVAPLLAHLGKSVTYVGQGDVARLVKICHNLFLGVVTQSLAEITVLAEKGGVSRAAFLDFLNNSVMGSVFSRYKTPAFVNLDYTPTFTPTLLRKDFDLGLAAARQLDVPMPVAAATAQLVQATVSSGRVDEDFAILLDQQAAASGLVLKPEDVVVDDGLSAADEVS
- a CDS encoding M24 family metallopeptidase, with the protein product MTAGTTSPSAGPPRFSQEEMAGRAAALDEVMREAEVEHVVVYGANRSGSGVQWLTGWPVTREAVVVHSIGEQDALLVHFFNHLPQARRVATEASVRWAGHTPSSVVEELRARGAGGSRVGVIGALPFQAFRVLESAVDGVVDLNGAYTRLRLRKSAAEIEWLKRAAELTDLSCAALQERAAPGSSEHELVALVEGSYLPLGGTSYIHYFSIASMNSPDQCVPAQWPGERRLATGDVLSCELSTSYGIDYPGQLLRTFTVGAEPTPLYKELHAVADEALNRIEALLAPGVTPPEVVEAAAVIEEAGFTTVDDLVHGLGGGYLPPVFGSRSRTLEPLPDLRFAEGMTVVVQPNVTTTDGAAGVQTGELFQVTTDGCAHLHRFPRGMGRIA
- a CDS encoding maleylpyruvate isomerase family mycothiol-dependent enzyme encodes the protein MSTHLSLEDHLAALVRSGAALREAAAAAGFDATVPTCPGWDVTELVTHQGMVHRWAAANLRGDTDHDTSASQAEGKAAADLLRWYSDGLAALVDTLHATAEDAQAMVFLKDAPPPRRFWARRQAHETTIHSVDAISAVHGRWPRASDVDIDPVLAADGIDELLTGFITRGTGRLHSAEPYTVLVRIDDTGHAWTVRISEGPIVTTPVEADRADVVFSGSAVQVYLSLWNRADEIATEGRSDVVDQWRSQIQIRWS
- a CDS encoding amidohydrolase family protein, translated to MPGCGDHDGAGSGRPGLSGVAATRRARRRPASGPQILAAGPPVTTSRGHCWFLGGEADGVEGVRAAVRARVERGVNVIKVMATGGEMTPGTRSHEAQYGPDELRAAVEEARRHGLPVAAHAHGVRGIENALAADVDTIEHCSFMTADGVDSRPDLIGAIARAGIAVSATLGFVPGFAPPPRLASRLDGFVANLRRMRDAGVTLVCGTDAGVAPPKPHDVLPYGAAMLVECGFPPVAALRAVTSSAAEACRVGEHKGRLAPGFDADLLAVEGDPLADVTALRAVTAVFRGHRVR
- a CDS encoding ABC transporter substrate-binding protein — its product is MELVVGSFTPSVLLAVARRTGRLAEQGLEVTEVAVPSSPAQFRSLIAGEIDVALTSPDNVVAYRFSPENPLGVTADARIVSAVDRGLGLGLYGRPGLAPEQLRGARVGVDVPTSGFALAMYALAESLGVGRDEYELLTLGSTPRRLEALLAGECDATMLNAGNELLAEAAGAVTLARVSEVCSPYLGTVVSVVGERFLEPARRFGDALRETARDICRGTAETAAAEEAASVLGLAGDLARRYVARLRSSSEGLVLDTAVDLAALTTVVDLRRRYLPTWRDGRDVLAEALAPESGLTSYVSSEA
- a CDS encoding alpha/beta hydrolase family protein translates to MADTDARVASAIAHWAPRFTTNGVTVWDFQRITASVARWEDWCRAWSEVGAEHERLGRDALAQDRLLSAGQHLTQAAVYYHFGKFVFVEDLEQMRRAHERAVRCYRDALPHLRRPGRRVEIPFEGASLVGVLRLPEGEGPHPVVLMVPGLDSTKEELHSTEETFLDRGLATFSVDGPGQGEAEYDLPIRGDWTAPAEALFSALLEMPEVDSDRIAAWGVSLGGYYAPRIAAALGDRLKACVALAGPFNFGECWEGLPELTRKTFEVRSRARDEAQAREIALTLSLEKSASEITAPLLIVFGRQDRLIPWQHAERLRRAAGGEVELVMLENGNHGCANVAPWHRPYTADWLARKLGRA
- a CDS encoding M24 family metallopeptidase, giving the protein MAPSAPAAAPMAAPGHMGVDYEQRVDFDRLRKYRLSRAKASLEASECGAFLLFDFYNIRYTTQTWIGGALGDKMTRYALLTRGGEPMLWDFGSAARHHRLYSPWLDPTNCHAGMLGLRGAIAPTAGLMEQAVRQIKGLLEDAGVADAPVGVDIVEPPFLFEMQRQGLTVVDAQQLMLDARQIKSQDEIMLLTQAAAMVDGVYQDIVEVLKPGIRENEIVALANKRLYEMGSDQVEAINAVSGERCNPHPHNFSDRLIRPGDQAFFDIIHSFNGYRTCYYRTFSVGSATPSQRDAYTKAREWMDASINMIKPGVGTDEVAAVWPKAEEFGFENEMAAFGLQFGHGLGLGLHERPIISRLNSMKEPIELQPGMVFALETYCPASDGFSAARIEEEVVVTPEGPRILTLFPAQDLVVTNPY
- a CDS encoding MFS transporter — encoded protein: MRGTASRRWSSPIRLLQYTALVSTLDRFAMPPMLVAIAVDLDVPLSRAVQAAGAYFVAYGLMQPVWGLVSDRLGLVRTLRITLFLSALTTAASALAGSMLALAVFRCLAGGFFGAAFPAALIYVGDTVPAPQRQRQITRLMVGVALGTAIASALAGLLAHVATWRLAFLVTGGSALLLAGGLGRLAEPAVTRTHRTVVAPLVQAMRSRVTVLVLLLAFIEGAVLLGALTLLPPAVEATGVSSSVAGGVTAVYGVAVFVSARLVGRLSRDLHPARLIGLGGAAALVGCIVMAVSQAPAVAMLVALLLGLAWAAMHSSLQTWATEVLPGARATVVSLFAGSLFVGSAVAAVVVSGLAQDDRYREIFLLAAATSIPLALLAVWGRATWRRAEEEPA